Proteins co-encoded in one Anaerobaca lacustris genomic window:
- a CDS encoding AraC family transcriptional regulator, which translates to MPKKIVLLVNPSREYTRRLLSGFGQYARLHTLWTFYRPLGFDEAACEGKIMPFLRRLKPDGVFMREPPEIDRIVKMGVPIVCVPYTQERIPGVVNLLSDHEGAGKTAARHLLDRGLHHFAYCGFDDWWWSRRRRDSFCAEVNRAGFPTDVYVAPCAKSRSRRPSGWDEEMRSVGSWLAALPKPVGVMACNDDRAEVVLNACRTADLRVPDQVAVVGVGDDSMICDLCSPSLSSVAMNTQKVAYDAAKSLDRILTGRQSDRPALRIQPTGVVMRQSTDILAIEDTQVVAAMRFIQNQARSPVTVEDVAVHAGLSRRMLERRFRRALQRSVHDEIRRSRLDRLTRLLGQTQMSISEIAEAMRFSDAAHMCRFFRREAGISPAQYRKQRLI; encoded by the coding sequence ATGCCTAAGAAGATCGTTCTGCTGGTCAATCCGTCGAGAGAATACACCCGCCGCCTGCTCAGCGGCTTCGGGCAATATGCTCGTCTGCACACGCTGTGGACGTTCTACCGGCCCCTGGGGTTCGACGAGGCCGCCTGCGAAGGCAAGATTATGCCGTTTCTCAGAAGGCTCAAGCCCGACGGAGTCTTCATGCGGGAGCCCCCGGAGATCGACAGGATCGTCAAGATGGGCGTGCCGATCGTCTGTGTGCCATACACGCAAGAGCGAATACCGGGCGTCGTCAACCTGCTCAGCGATCATGAGGGCGCTGGGAAGACGGCGGCTCGACATCTGCTGGATCGGGGGTTGCACCATTTCGCCTACTGCGGTTTCGACGATTGGTGGTGGTCGCGCCGGCGCCGGGACAGTTTCTGCGCCGAGGTGAATCGTGCGGGTTTTCCGACCGACGTCTACGTGGCGCCGTGCGCCAAGTCGCGATCCCGGCGTCCATCGGGATGGGACGAAGAGATGCGCAGCGTGGGGTCCTGGCTTGCGGCCCTGCCGAAACCGGTGGGGGTCATGGCCTGCAACGACGACCGAGCCGAGGTGGTCCTCAATGCCTGCCGAACCGCCGATCTGCGGGTCCCCGATCAAGTGGCGGTCGTGGGCGTCGGCGACGACAGCATGATCTGCGATCTGTGCAGCCCCTCCCTTTCGAGCGTTGCGATGAATACCCAGAAGGTGGCCTACGACGCCGCCAAATCGCTCGATCGCATCCTCACGGGCCGCCAGTCGGACAGGCCCGCTCTCCGTATCCAGCCGACCGGCGTGGTGATGCGTCAATCGACGGACATCCTGGCAATTGAGGACACGCAGGTGGTGGCGGCCATGCGGTTCATTCAGAACCAGGCGAGAAGCCCTGTGACCGTCGAGGACGTGGCGGTTCACGCCGGCCTTTCGCGACGGATGTTGGAACGTCGCTTTCGCCGGGCACTCCAGCGGTCCGTCCACGACGAGATCCGCCGCAGCCGCCTCGACCGGCTGACAAGGCTGCTCGGGCAAACGCAGATGTCCATCTCAGAGATCGCCGAGGCGATGCGCTTCTCCGACGCAGCTCACATGTGCCGGTTCTTCCGCCGGGAAGCGGGAATCAGTCCGGCGCAATACCGCAAACAGCGGCTGATATGA